From Streptomyces sp. Edi4, one genomic window encodes:
- a CDS encoding bifunctional DNA primase/polymerase, producing the protein MGFTIGGSRGIRETGPGSWRRGRSARTTRTSEVTAVAEYTGLWGWDVAFGARALNGECSCGSSSCTAPGAHPLAFAPEIPAGATLDEVSEAWACCPGAAVLLPVGRTFDVLDVAAPAGRRALVRLERMGLPLGPVSTTPQGRTHFYVAPGASVELPRLLYRMGWDDAVLDLRCPPRGGFVAAPPSGEVRWLRPPSLDTATRPPEARLLLGTLAYICHRSAA; encoded by the coding sequence ATGGGCTTCACGATCGGCGGCAGCCGGGGTATCAGGGAGACCGGGCCCGGCTCTTGGCGCCGCGGCCGCTCCGCGCGCACGACCCGCACGAGCGAGGTCACCGCCGTGGCCGAGTACACCGGCCTGTGGGGCTGGGACGTCGCCTTCGGCGCCCGGGCCCTGAACGGCGAGTGCTCCTGCGGCAGTTCCTCCTGTACGGCGCCGGGCGCGCACCCGCTCGCCTTCGCGCCCGAGATCCCGGCGGGCGCCACCCTGGACGAGGTGAGCGAGGCGTGGGCGTGCTGTCCGGGCGCGGCGGTGCTGCTGCCGGTCGGCCGGACCTTCGACGTCCTGGACGTGGCGGCGCCGGCGGGGCGGCGGGCCCTGGTGCGCCTGGAGCGGATGGGGCTGCCGCTGGGCCCGGTCTCCACGACGCCGCAGGGCCGCACCCACTTCTACGTCGCGCCGGGCGCGTCGGTGGAACTGCCCCGTCTGCTCTACCGGATGGGCTGGGACGACGCGGTGCTCGACCTGCGCTGCCCGCCGCGCGGCGGCTTCGTGGCGGCGCCGCCGTCGGGCGAGGTGCGCTGGCTGCGCCCGCCGTCCCTGGACACGGCGACCCGGCCGCCGGAGGCCCGGCTGCTGCTCGGCACGCTGGCATACATCTGCCACCGCTCGGCCGCCTAG
- a CDS encoding P-II family nitrogen regulator — MKLITAVVKPHRLDEIKQALQAFGVQGLTVTEASGYGRQRGHTEVYRGAEYTVDLVPKIRVEVLVEDGDAEELIEVVVKAARTGKIGDGKVWSMPVETAVRVRTGERGPDAL; from the coding sequence ATGAAGCTCATCACCGCGGTCGTCAAGCCGCACCGGCTCGACGAGATCAAGCAGGCCCTCCAGGCGTTCGGCGTCCAGGGCCTGACCGTGACCGAGGCCAGCGGCTACGGGCGCCAGCGCGGCCACACCGAGGTCTACCGGGGCGCCGAGTACACCGTCGACCTCGTACCCAAGATCCGCGTCGAGGTCCTGGTGGAGGACGGGGACGCCGAAGAACTCATCGAGGTCGTGGTCAAGGCCGCCCGCACCGGAAAGATCGGTGACGGCAAGGTGTGGAGCATGCCCGTCGAGACGGCGGTCCGGGTGCGCACGGGCGAGCGCGGCCCCGACGCGCTGTAG
- a CDS encoding [protein-PII] uridylyltransferase: MESSAQSHDGASASAGYAAARQRLLADGEMSGPPRRAALAELTDRWLAALFADAATEAGVSGASLVAVGGYGRGELSPRSDLDLLLLHDGRSGDSAVALLADRLWYPVWDLGLALDHSVRTPAQARATAGEDLKVQLGLLDARHVAGDPALTSALRTTVLADWRDTAARRLPELDELCRERARRQGELQYLLEGDLKEARGGLRDATALRAVAASWLADAPRQGLVEARRRLLDVRDALHQCTGRSTDRLALQEQDAVAAELGLPDADVMLRQVSESARVISYAGDVTWREVSRVLRARSARPRLRRLFGGGHTGAPARTPLAEGVVEQDGEVVLALTARPEKDPALALRAAAAAAQSGLPISPHAVRRLAATARPLPVPWPAEARDRLVALLGAGAATVQVWEALEAEGLITGLLPDWERVRCRPQRNAVHTWTVDRHLVETAVRASHFTRRVHRPDLLLIAALLHDIGKGRPGDHSVAGEAVARDIAARVGFGAADTAVVAALVRHHLLLIETATRRDLDDPATVRAVADAVGSAGTLELLHALTEADALATGPAAWSSWRGALVGDLVKRVAAVLAGEPADPEPPELTAPQERLAVEAHRTGGPALALRAHADAPPGQQEAEPLGVELLIAVPDQPNVLPTTAGVLALHRLTVRTAELRVLDLPDPVGGPVLLLQWRVAAEYGSLPQAARLRADLVRALEGSLDIGARLAERAAAQPRRRGEAPPPRVTVAPSASRHATVIEVRAQDVPGLLHRIGHALEGAGVRVRSAHVSTLGSNAVDAFYVTDGEGAPLAPGEAVEVARELESALSDACGPV, encoded by the coding sequence GTGGAATCCAGTGCCCAGTCCCACGACGGTGCCAGTGCGTCGGCCGGCTACGCGGCGGCCCGGCAGCGCCTTCTCGCCGACGGGGAGATGTCCGGGCCGCCGCGCCGGGCCGCGCTCGCCGAGCTGACCGACCGGTGGCTGGCCGCGCTGTTCGCCGACGCGGCCACCGAGGCCGGGGTGAGCGGCGCGTCCCTGGTCGCCGTCGGCGGCTACGGACGCGGCGAGCTCTCTCCGCGCAGCGACCTCGACCTGCTGCTCCTGCACGACGGGCGCAGCGGCGACAGCGCCGTCGCCCTGCTCGCCGACCGCCTCTGGTACCCGGTGTGGGATCTCGGTCTCGCCCTCGACCACTCCGTGCGCACCCCCGCCCAGGCTCGTGCGACGGCGGGCGAAGACCTCAAGGTGCAGCTGGGCCTCCTGGACGCCCGCCATGTCGCGGGCGACCCCGCCCTGACGTCCGCGCTGCGCACCACCGTCCTTGCGGACTGGCGCGACACCGCCGCCAGGCGCCTGCCCGAGCTGGACGAGCTGTGCCGTGAACGGGCCCGGCGCCAGGGCGAGTTGCAGTACCTCCTGGAGGGCGACCTCAAGGAGGCCAGGGGCGGACTGCGGGACGCGACCGCCCTGCGCGCGGTCGCCGCCTCCTGGCTCGCGGACGCGCCCAGGCAGGGCCTTGTCGAAGCCAGGCGTCGCCTCCTGGATGTGCGTGACGCGCTGCACCAGTGCACCGGCCGCTCGACGGACCGTCTGGCGCTCCAGGAGCAGGACGCCGTGGCGGCCGAACTGGGGCTCCCCGACGCCGATGTGATGCTCCGTCAGGTCTCGGAGTCGGCCCGCGTCATCTCCTACGCAGGCGACGTCACCTGGCGCGAGGTCTCCCGGGTGCTGCGCGCCCGCTCCGCCCGGCCGCGCCTGCGCCGGCTCTTCGGCGGCGGCCACACCGGCGCCCCCGCCCGCACCCCGCTCGCCGAAGGCGTCGTCGAGCAGGACGGCGAGGTGGTGCTCGCGCTGACCGCGCGTCCCGAGAAGGACCCCGCGCTGGCGCTGCGCGCGGCCGCCGCGGCCGCCCAGAGCGGCCTGCCCATCTCCCCGCACGCCGTACGCCGCCTCGCCGCCACGGCCAGGCCGCTGCCGGTGCCCTGGCCCGCCGAGGCCCGCGACCGGCTCGTGGCGCTGCTCGGCGCGGGCGCCGCCACCGTCCAGGTCTGGGAGGCACTGGAGGCGGAAGGCCTGATCACGGGCCTGCTGCCCGACTGGGAACGGGTGCGCTGCCGGCCCCAGCGCAACGCCGTGCACACCTGGACCGTCGATCGCCACCTGGTGGAGACCGCCGTGCGCGCCTCCCACTTCACCCGCCGGGTGCACCGCCCCGATCTGCTCCTGATCGCGGCCCTGCTGCACGACATCGGCAAGGGCCGTCCCGGCGACCACTCGGTGGCCGGCGAGGCCGTCGCCCGCGACATCGCCGCCCGCGTCGGCTTCGGCGCCGCCGACACGGCCGTCGTCGCCGCACTCGTACGCCATCATCTGCTGCTCATCGAGACCGCGACCCGGCGCGACCTCGACGACCCGGCGACCGTGCGGGCGGTGGCCGACGCGGTCGGCTCGGCGGGCACCCTCGAACTGCTGCACGCCCTGACCGAGGCGGACGCGCTGGCGACCGGGCCCGCCGCGTGGTCGTCCTGGCGCGGCGCGCTCGTCGGCGACCTGGTCAAGAGGGTCGCCGCCGTCCTCGCGGGCGAGCCCGCCGACCCAGAGCCCCCCGAGCTCACCGCACCACAAGAACGCCTCGCCGTGGAGGCGCACCGCACCGGCGGCCCGGCCCTCGCCTTGCGCGCCCACGCCGACGCGCCGCCGGGGCAGCAGGAGGCGGAACCGCTCGGGGTGGAACTCCTGATCGCCGTCCCCGACCAGCCGAACGTGCTGCCCACGACGGCCGGCGTCCTCGCCCTGCACCGCCTGACCGTGCGCACCGCGGAACTGCGCGTCCTGGACCTGCCCGACCCGGTGGGCGGCCCGGTGCTGCTCCTTCAGTGGCGGGTGGCCGCGGAGTACGGCTCGCTGCCGCAGGCGGCGCGGCTGCGCGCGGACCTGGTGCGGGCGCTGGAGGGATCCCTCGACATCGGGGCCCGGCTCGCCGAACGCGCCGCGGCCCAGCCCCGCCGTCGCGGCGAGGCGCCACCGCCGCGCGTGACGGTGGCGCCCTCCGCCTCGCGGCACGCCACCGTCATCGAGGTGCGCGCCCAGGACGTGCCCGGCCTGCTGCACCGCATCGGCCACGCCCTGGAAGGGGCCGGAGTGCGGGTGCGCTCCGCGCACGTCTCGACGCTGGGCTCCAACGCCGTGGACGCCTTCTATGTGACGGACGGCGAAGGAGCGCCGCTCGCGCCGGGCGAGGCGGTGGAGGTCGCCCGCGAGCTGGAGTCGGCCCTGTCCGACGCGTGTGGGCCGGTGTAG
- a CDS encoding SAM-dependent methyltransferase → MTPTLVRHQTRTAFAPAAGSSERARDWAEIQERMLVPLIEAAYERLDVGPATRLLELGCGSGLALLTAASRGAAVTGVDRPERAARLALARRRLLPEAGWDGAPGMGATRVVSGGVADATGPGGRPYNLITAFEPVGYVSGDTESLVPALASAVGLAERGSAVVLAGWGPPERCATSAVLRVATRLAGRSGDAPGWRPSRRDDLEDVAARAGLKPDGSGRVACPFGYADLDSAIRGLLSTGAFDAAARATDQAQVEKELVEALHGHVRRDGTVWMPNVFRYLIARTP, encoded by the coding sequence ATGACACCAACGCTCGTCCGGCATCAGACCCGCACGGCCTTCGCCCCCGCGGCGGGCTCGTCCGAGCGCGCGCGGGACTGGGCGGAGATCCAGGAACGCATGCTGGTCCCTCTCATCGAGGCGGCGTACGAACGCCTCGACGTCGGCCCGGCCACCCGGCTCCTCGAACTCGGCTGCGGCTCGGGCCTCGCGCTGCTGACGGCCGCGTCCAGGGGCGCCGCGGTGACCGGCGTGGACCGTCCCGAGCGCGCGGCCCGGCTCGCGCTGGCGCGCAGGCGTCTGCTGCCGGAGGCGGGCTGGGACGGCGCGCCGGGGATGGGCGCGACCCGGGTGGTGTCGGGCGGCGTCGCGGACGCGACCGGGCCGGGCGGCAGGCCGTACAACTTGATCACCGCGTTCGAACCGGTCGGCTACGTGTCCGGTGACACCGAGAGCCTGGTGCCGGCGCTCGCCTCGGCCGTGGGGCTCGCCGAGCGGGGCAGCGCGGTGGTGCTGGCCGGCTGGGGGCCGCCCGAGCGGTGTGCCACCTCGGCGGTGCTGCGCGTGGCGACCCGCCTCGCCGGCCGTTCGGGCGACGCGCCGGGCTGGCGGCCGAGCCGGCGTGACGATCTGGAGGACGTGGCGGCGCGCGCGGGCCTCAAGCCGGACGGTTCGGGCCGGGTGGCGTGCCCCTTCGGGTACGCGGACCTGGACAGCGCGATACGGGGCCTGCTGTCGACGGGCGCGTTCGACGCGGCGGCCCGCGCCACGGACCAGGCCCAGGTGGAGAAGGAACTCGTGGAGGCGCTGCACGGGCACGTCCGGCGGGACGGCACGGTGTGGATGCCCAATGTCTTCCGGTATCTGATCGCCCGCACCCCCTGA
- a CDS encoding ammonium transporter: MPPSITLAAAAPQLSSANTGFMLICSALVMIMTPGLAFFYGGMVRVKSTLNMLMMSFISLGIVTILWVLYGFSLAFGESNGFIGWSKDYFGLSGIGLVQLWPGYSIPVYVFAVFQLMFAVITPALISGALADRVKFSAWALFTALWVTIVYFPVAHWVWASDGWLFKKGVIDFAGGTAVHINAGAAALGVILVIGKRVGFKKDPMRPHSLPLVMLGAGLLWFGWFGFNAGSWLGNDDGVGAVMFVNTQVATAAAMLAWLLYEKLRHGSFTTLGAASGAVAGLVAITPSGGCVSPLGAIAIGVIAGVLCAMAINLKYRFGFDDSLDVVGVHMVGGITGSLLVGLFATGGVQSTAKGLFYGGGLDQLGKQALGVGAVLGYSLVVSAVLALALDKTIGMRVPEDDEISGIDQVEHAETAYDFSGAGGGTAPRRAVAVPGDLAANKKVDA, translated from the coding sequence ATGCCCCCAAGCATCACGCTCGCAGCCGCCGCCCCGCAGCTGTCCAGCGCCAACACCGGATTCATGCTGATCTGCTCGGCACTGGTGATGATCATGACGCCGGGGCTCGCCTTCTTCTACGGAGGCATGGTCCGCGTCAAGAGCACCCTGAACATGCTGATGATGAGCTTCATCAGCCTCGGCATCGTCACGATCCTGTGGGTGCTCTACGGCTTCAGCCTGGCGTTCGGCGAGAGCAACGGCTTCATCGGCTGGTCCAAGGACTACTTCGGGCTCAGCGGCATCGGCCTGGTGCAGCTGTGGCCCGGATACAGCATCCCCGTCTACGTCTTCGCCGTCTTCCAGCTCATGTTCGCGGTCATCACGCCCGCGCTGATCAGCGGGGCGCTCGCCGACCGGGTCAAGTTCAGCGCCTGGGCCCTGTTCACCGCGCTGTGGGTCACGATCGTCTACTTCCCCGTCGCGCACTGGGTGTGGGCCTCGGACGGCTGGCTGTTCAAGAAGGGCGTCATCGACTTCGCCGGCGGCACCGCCGTGCACATCAACGCGGGAGCGGCCGCACTCGGCGTGATCCTGGTGATCGGCAAGCGCGTCGGCTTCAAGAAGGACCCGATGCGGCCGCACAGCCTGCCGCTGGTCATGCTCGGCGCGGGACTGCTCTGGTTCGGCTGGTTCGGCTTCAACGCGGGATCCTGGCTCGGCAACGACGACGGCGTGGGCGCCGTGATGTTCGTCAACACCCAGGTCGCCACCGCCGCCGCCATGCTGGCCTGGCTGCTGTACGAAAAGCTCCGCCACGGCTCGTTCACCACGCTCGGCGCCGCGTCCGGCGCGGTCGCGGGCCTGGTCGCCATCACGCCCTCCGGCGGCTGCGTCAGCCCGCTCGGCGCGATCGCCATCGGCGTCATCGCGGGTGTGCTGTGCGCCATGGCGATCAACCTCAAGTACCGCTTCGGATTCGACGACTCACTCGACGTCGTCGGCGTCCACATGGTCGGCGGCATCACCGGCTCGCTGCTCGTCGGCCTCTTCGCGACCGGCGGCGTACAGTCCACCGCCAAGGGCCTCTTCTACGGAGGCGGCCTCGACCAGCTCGGCAAGCAGGCCCTCGGCGTGGGCGCCGTCCTTGGCTACTCCCTCGTGGTCTCCGCGGTCCTCGCCCTCGCCCTCGACAAGACGATCGGGATGCGGGTCCCCGAGGACGACGAGATCTCCGGCATCGACCAGGTCGAACACGCCGAGACCGCCTACGACTTCAGCGGCGCGGGCGGTGGCACCGCGCCCCGCAGGGCCGTGGCCGTCCCGGGCGACCTGGCAGCGAACAAGAAGGTGGACGCATGA
- the ffh gene encoding signal recognition particle protein: MFDTLSDRLSATFKNLRGKGRLSEADIDATAREIRIALLEADVALPVVRAFIKQVKERASGIEVSQALNPAQQVIKIVNEELVGILGGETRRLRFAKTAPTVIMLAGLQGAGKTTLAGKLGKWLKGQGHSPLLVACDLQRPNAVNQLSVVAERAGVAVYAPEPGNGVGDPVKVAQDSIEFARSKQYDVVVVDTAGRLGIDQELMRQAADIRDAVRPDEVLFVVDAMIGQDAVNTAEAFRDGVGFDGVVLSKLDGDARGGAALSIAHVTGKQIMFASNGEKLEDFDAFHPDRMASRILDMGDLLTLIEQAEKTFSQAEAEKMASKLASSKGKDFTLDDFLAQMEQVRKMGSISKLLGMLPGMGQIKDQINNIDERDVDRTAAIIKSMTPGERQDPTIINGSRRARIAKGSGVEVSAVKNLVERFFDARKMMSRMAQGGGMPGMPGIPGMGGGPGRQKKQIKQGKGKRKSGNPMKRKAEEAAAAERKAQGGALGLPLAEEQKNFELPDEFKKFMG; the protein is encoded by the coding sequence GTGTTCGATACCCTTTCCGACCGCCTGAGTGCGACGTTCAAGAACCTCCGGGGCAAAGGACGCTTGAGCGAGGCGGACATCGACGCCACGGCGCGCGAGATCCGCATCGCGCTCCTGGAGGCCGATGTCGCGCTCCCCGTCGTGCGCGCCTTCATCAAGCAGGTCAAGGAGCGCGCGTCCGGCATCGAGGTCTCCCAGGCCCTCAACCCCGCGCAGCAGGTCATCAAGATCGTCAACGAGGAGCTTGTCGGCATCCTCGGCGGCGAGACCCGGCGCCTCAGGTTCGCCAAGACCGCGCCCACCGTGATCATGCTCGCGGGCCTCCAGGGTGCCGGTAAGACCACCCTCGCCGGAAAGCTCGGCAAGTGGCTCAAGGGGCAGGGTCACTCCCCGCTCCTGGTGGCGTGCGACCTCCAGCGTCCCAACGCCGTCAACCAGCTGAGCGTCGTCGCCGAGCGCGCGGGCGTCGCCGTCTACGCGCCCGAGCCGGGCAACGGCGTCGGCGACCCGGTCAAGGTCGCGCAGGATTCCATCGAGTTCGCCCGCTCCAAGCAGTACGACGTGGTCGTGGTCGACACCGCCGGACGCCTCGGCATCGACCAGGAGCTGATGCGGCAGGCCGCGGACATCCGCGACGCGGTGCGCCCCGACGAGGTCCTTTTCGTCGTCGACGCGATGATCGGCCAGGACGCGGTCAACACCGCGGAGGCCTTCCGCGACGGTGTCGGCTTCGACGGCGTGGTGCTCTCCAAGCTCGACGGCGACGCGCGCGGCGGCGCGGCGCTCTCGATCGCCCACGTCACCGGCAAGCAGATCATGTTCGCCTCCAACGGCGAGAAGCTGGAAGACTTCGACGCCTTCCACCCCGACCGCATGGCCTCCCGCATCCTCGACATGGGTGACCTGCTCACCCTGATCGAGCAGGCGGAGAAGACGTTCAGCCAGGCCGAGGCCGAGAAGATGGCCTCCAAGCTGGCGTCGAGCAAGGGCAAGGACTTCACGCTCGACGACTTCCTGGCCCAGATGGAGCAGGTCCGCAAGATGGGCTCCATCTCCAAGCTGCTCGGCATGCTGCCCGGCATGGGGCAGATCAAGGACCAGATCAACAACATCGACGAGCGGGACGTGGACCGCACCGCGGCCATCATCAAGTCGATGACCCCGGGCGAGCGCCAGGACCCGACGATCATCAACGGCTCGCGCCGCGCCCGTATCGCCAAGGGTTCCGGCGTCGAGGTCAGCGCGGTGAAGAACCTGGTCGAGCGATTCTTCGACGCCCGCAAGATGATGTCCCGGATGGCCCAGGGCGGCGGGATGCCCGGCATGCCGGGGATCCCGGGCATGGGCGGCGGCCCCGGCCGGCAGAAGAAGCAGATCAAGCAGGGCAAGGGCAAGCGCAAGAGCGGCAACCCGATGAAGCGCAAGGCCGAGGAGGCCGCCGCCGCCGAGCGCAAGGCGCAGGGCGGCGCGCTCGGCCTGCCCTTGGCGGAGGAGCAGAAGAACTTCGAGCTGCCCGACGAGTTCAAGAAGTTCATGGGCTGA
- the proS gene encoding proline--tRNA ligase: MAKAPVLTPQAEDFPRWYQDLINKAELADNGPVRGTMVIRPYGYGLWERMQHEMDVRIKEAGAQNAYFPLFIPQSYLTREAEHVEGFAPELAVVTHGGGKELEEPVVVRPTSETIINDSFSKWIQSYRDLPLLINQWANVVRWEMRPRVFLRTSEFLWQEGHTAHATYEDARDYAARIHRDVYADFMINVLGIDVVLGRKTAKERFAGAINTLTLEGMMGDGKALQMGTSHELGTNFAKAFQTQYLSKEGKQELVWQTSWGVSTRMVGGLIMSHGDDNGLRVPPRLAAVQVVVVAIKGDEAVAKAREVGDRLKAAGLRVQVDDRVETPFGRRAVDWELKGVPVRVEIGPRDLEAGTAMLARRIPGGKEAVSLDKLAELLPTVLEEDQALLLKQSRERRESRTSDVATPGEAAEAAVAGGWARIPWADLGPEGEAELAEQAVSVRCLVAEDGSVPAGDDAPGTVAIVARAY, encoded by the coding sequence ATGGCAAAGGCACCCGTTCTCACGCCCCAGGCGGAAGACTTCCCGCGCTGGTACCAGGATCTGATCAACAAGGCCGAACTCGCGGACAACGGTCCCGTGCGCGGCACCATGGTGATCCGACCGTACGGCTACGGCCTGTGGGAGCGGATGCAGCACGAGATGGACGTACGCATCAAGGAAGCGGGCGCCCAGAACGCCTACTTCCCGCTCTTCATCCCCCAGTCTTACCTGACTCGCGAAGCTGAGCACGTCGAGGGCTTCGCGCCCGAGCTCGCGGTGGTCACGCACGGTGGCGGCAAGGAGCTCGAAGAGCCCGTCGTGGTCCGCCCCACCTCCGAGACGATCATCAACGATTCCTTCTCGAAGTGGATCCAGAGCTACCGCGACCTGCCCCTGCTCATCAACCAGTGGGCCAACGTGGTCCGTTGGGAGATGCGCCCGCGCGTCTTCCTGCGTACGAGCGAATTCCTGTGGCAGGAGGGCCACACCGCCCACGCCACCTATGAGGACGCACGCGACTACGCGGCCCGCATCCACCGGGACGTCTACGCCGACTTCATGATCAACGTCCTCGGCATCGACGTGGTCCTCGGCCGCAAGACCGCCAAGGAGCGCTTCGCCGGAGCCATCAACACCCTCACTCTGGAAGGGATGATGGGCGACGGGAAGGCGCTCCAGATGGGCACGAGCCACGAGCTGGGCACCAACTTCGCCAAGGCCTTCCAGACCCAGTACCTGTCCAAGGAGGGCAAGCAGGAGCTGGTCTGGCAGACCTCCTGGGGCGTCTCCACCCGCATGGTCGGCGGTCTGATCATGTCGCACGGCGACGACAACGGCCTGCGGGTGCCGCCCCGGCTCGCCGCCGTCCAGGTCGTGGTCGTGGCGATCAAGGGCGACGAGGCCGTCGCCAAGGCCCGCGAGGTGGGCGACCGCCTCAAGGCGGCAGGGCTGCGCGTGCAGGTCGACGACCGGGTGGAGACCCCCTTCGGGCGCCGCGCGGTGGACTGGGAGCTCAAGGGCGTCCCGGTCCGCGTCGAGATCGGCCCGCGCGACCTGGAGGCCGGCACGGCGATGCTGGCCCGCCGCATCCCCGGCGGCAAGGAGGCCGTCTCCCTCGACAAGCTCGCCGAACTGCTGCCCACCGTCCTCGAAGAGGACCAGGCGCTGCTCCTGAAGCAGTCCCGCGAGCGCCGGGAGTCCCGTACCAGCGACGTAGCCACGCCGGGTGAGGCCGCCGAGGCCGCGGTCGCCGGCGGCTGGGCGCGCATCCCGTGGGCCGACCTCGGCCCCGAGGGCGAGGCCGAGCTCGCCGAACAGGCGGTGTCCGTGCGGTGCCTGGTCGCCGAGGACGGGTCGGTGCCCGCCGGCGACGACGCGCCCGGTACGGTCGCGATCGTGGCCCGCGCCTACTGA
- the ftsH gene encoding ATP-dependent zinc metalloprotease FtsH, whose product MARTGHEESHVPTSVPPRERPDQPWRSEGAPPPPAPRKKMPGGWGRLILTALIVYLVTNLILSLFNDGDESTVSYTEFSKQVTAGNVSKIYAKGDAIQGKLKNKAPVPSGEGSGDYTEFTTQRPTFADDDLWSQLTKQHVTVTAEPVVEHRSFLANLLISLAPMLLLVVLWLFIARRVSAGLGGGAGGMLGRKAPPKPVETGSDGKRTTFEDVAGIDEVEGELNDVVDFLKNPAAYREMGARMPRGVLLAGPPGTGKTLLARAVAGEAGVPFFSASASEFIEMIVGVGASRVRELFAEARKVAPAIVFIDEIDTIGRARGGGSGMGGHDEREQTLNQILTEMDGFSGSEGVIVLAATNRSDVLDPALTRPGRFDRVVHVSPPDRDGRAAILKIHTREIPLAKDVDLEQVARTTPGMTGADLANLANEAALLAVKRQRRQVGQADLSDALEKVQLGAERPLVMPYEERRRTAYHESGHALLGMLQPGADPVRKVTIVPRGRALGVTLSTPDADRYAYTEEYLRGRIIGALGGMAAERIVFDAVTTGAENDLEQVTNLVRGMVARWGMSERIGPLAALPSDAQQAYGLSAAPATLDAIAAEMRRVVDECYERACRLLRDNRDRLDALAQALLTAETLEEEAAYRAAGIPRPVRTQA is encoded by the coding sequence ATGGCGCGTACCGGCCATGAGGAGAGCCACGTGCCCACTTCCGTACCCCCGCGCGAACGCCCCGACCAGCCGTGGCGCTCCGAAGGGGCGCCACCGCCGCCCGCGCCGAGGAAGAAGATGCCGGGCGGCTGGGGCCGGCTGATCCTCACCGCGCTGATCGTCTACCTCGTCACCAACCTGATCCTCTCGCTCTTCAACGACGGCGACGAGAGCACCGTCTCGTACACCGAGTTCAGCAAGCAGGTCACGGCCGGCAACGTCTCCAAGATCTACGCCAAGGGCGACGCCATCCAGGGCAAGCTCAAGAACAAGGCACCCGTCCCCTCCGGCGAGGGCAGCGGCGACTACACCGAATTCACCACCCAGCGCCCCACGTTCGCGGACGACGACCTGTGGTCCCAGCTCACCAAGCAGCACGTCACCGTCACCGCCGAACCCGTCGTCGAACACCGCAGCTTCCTCGCCAACCTGCTCATCTCGCTCGCCCCGATGCTGCTCCTGGTCGTCCTGTGGCTCTTCATCGCCCGGCGCGTGAGCGCGGGTCTCGGCGGCGGGGCCGGCGGGATGCTCGGCCGCAAGGCCCCGCCCAAGCCCGTCGAGACGGGCTCCGACGGCAAGCGCACCACCTTCGAGGACGTGGCCGGCATCGACGAGGTCGAGGGCGAACTCAACGACGTCGTCGACTTCCTCAAAAACCCCGCCGCCTACCGGGAGATGGGCGCGAGGATGCCCCGCGGCGTGCTGCTCGCGGGACCTCCCGGCACCGGCAAGACGCTCCTTGCGCGGGCCGTCGCGGGGGAGGCGGGGGTGCCGTTCTTCTCCGCGTCGGCCTCCGAGTTCATCGAGATGATCGTGGGCGTGGGCGCCTCGCGCGTACGGGAGCTCTTCGCCGAGGCCCGCAAGGTCGCCCCCGCGATCGTCTTCATCGACGAGATCGACACCATCGGCCGGGCCAGGGGCGGCGGTTCCGGCATGGGCGGCCACGACGAGCGCGAACAGACCCTCAACCAGATCCTCACCGAGATGGACGGCTTCTCCGGCTCCGAGGGCGTCATCGTGCTCGCCGCCACCAACCGCTCCGACGTCCTGGACCCGGCGCTCACCCGTCCCGGCCGCTTCGACCGCGTCGTCCACGTCAGCCCACCCGACCGCGACGGCCGCGCCGCCATCTTGAAGATCCACACCCGGGAGATCCCGCTGGCCAAGGACGTCGACCTGGAACAGGTCGCCCGCACCACCCCCGGCATGACCGGCGCCGACCTCGCCAACCTCGCCAACGAAGCGGCCCTGCTCGCCGTCAAGCGACAGCGGCGCCAAGTCGGCCAGGCCGACCTCTCCGACGCCCTGGAAAAGGTCCAACTCGGCGCCGAGCGGCCCCTGGTGATGCCGTACGAGGAGCGCCGGCGCACCGCCTATCACGAGAGCGGGCACGCGCTGCTCGGCATGCTCCAGCCCGGCGCGGACCCGGTCCGCAAGGTCACCATCGTGCCGCGCGGCCGGGCGCTCGGTGTCACCCTGTCCACTCCCGACGCCGACCGGTACGCGTACACCGAGGAGTACCTGCGCGGCCGGATCATCGGGGCGCTCGGCGGCATGGCCGCCGAGCGGATCGTCTTCGACGCCGTCACCACCGGCGCCGAGAACGACCTCGAACAGGTCACCAACCTCGTCCGCGGCATGGTCGCGCGCTGGGGCATGAGCGAGCGCATCGGGCCGCTCGCCGCGCTGCCGAGCGACGCCCAGCAGGCTTATGGCCTGTCCGCCGCGCCCGCCACCCTGGACGCCATCGCCGCCGAGATGCGCCGCGTCGTGGATGAGTGCTACGAGCGGGCGTGCCGCCTCCTGCGCGACAACCGCGACAGGCTGGACGCGCTGGCCCAGGCGCTGCTCACGGCCGAGACCCTGGAGGAGGAGGCCGCCTACCGCGCGGCCGGCATCCCCCGCCCGGTGAGGACGCAGGCGTAG